In Phaeobacter inhibens DSM 16374, the following proteins share a genomic window:
- a CDS encoding alpha/beta hydrolase family esterase: protein MRFAIARASRWCLGFGMALSGISLAPVALAGCGPEADACQIKEGDYHIVLPDTQRDEAIPAVMFLHGYGGSGEAALRNRAMVDGLTGRGYAVIAPTALPRNPGGPRSWAFLPDFGGRDESAFFEAILADAEGQFNIDRDAVVLSGFSAGAFMVSYLACASPDQFVAYATVSGSFWRPQPESCAGPIRLMHTHGWADEVVPLEGRYLGNRRFQQGDVFAGLELWRDTNGCSTHAPNRSWTDGDQLRRRWDCGPEADIELVLFAGGHRVPRDWANWLVDWVENSALSQ, encoded by the coding sequence ATGCGGTTTGCAATTGCGCGCGCCAGTCGCTGGTGCCTCGGTTTTGGCATGGCGCTATCTGGGATCTCACTTGCGCCCGTGGCGTTGGCTGGATGTGGGCCAGAGGCCGATGCCTGCCAGATCAAGGAGGGGGATTACCATATCGTCCTGCCTGACACGCAACGTGATGAGGCAATCCCGGCAGTGATGTTTCTGCACGGCTATGGTGGCTCGGGCGAGGCCGCATTGCGCAATCGGGCGATGGTCGATGGGCTGACCGGGCGTGGCTATGCGGTCATCGCGCCCACAGCGCTGCCCCGCAATCCCGGCGGCCCGCGCTCCTGGGCGTTTTTGCCAGATTTCGGTGGCCGTGACGAATCTGCCTTCTTCGAAGCGATTTTGGCAGATGCTGAAGGTCAGTTTAATATCGACCGGGATGCTGTTGTATTATCGGGATTTTCCGCCGGTGCCTTTATGGTTAGCTACCTCGCGTGCGCGTCACCTGATCAGTTTGTGGCTTATGCGACGGTATCCGGCAGTTTCTGGCGGCCTCAACCGGAGAGCTGCGCTGGCCCCATACGGCTGATGCATACCCATGGATGGGCGGATGAGGTGGTGCCGCTGGAGGGGCGCTACCTCGGAAACCGGCGCTTCCAGCAGGGCGATGTCTTTGCCGGGCTGGAGTTATGGCGCGATACCAACGGGTGTAGCACACATGCGCCAAACCGCAGTTGGACCGATGGAGATCAGCTACGGCGCCGTTGGGACTGCGGGCCGGAGGCAGATATCGAATTGGTGCTGTTTGCTGGTGGTCATCGGGTGCCACGGGATTGGGCCAATTGGCTGGTGGATTGGGTCGAGAACAGCGCGCTGTCGCAATGA
- a CDS encoding rhodanese-like domain-containing protein codes for MSHSQSKRSDNSNPQSEGGDGNPQIASGAGDPAISRRRFLRAGAALGGLAVVGGGGYVWWRRQPPDHDLPRLTVEEAFAKAKAEELILVDIRTPREWRASGVPVGSYQIDMRREDFLAVLDQVTGGNRSAALALICARGVRSARVTLALDAAGYSNVIDVPEGMLGSAAGPGWLRSNLPVARWKGQG; via the coding sequence ATGTCGCATTCTCAATCAAAACGGTCAGATAATTCTAATCCTCAGTCCGAAGGCGGTGACGGCAATCCACAAATCGCATCGGGGGCGGGCGATCCGGCGATCTCGCGGCGTCGGTTCCTGCGCGCCGGGGCGGCCCTTGGCGGGCTCGCGGTTGTGGGTGGTGGTGGATATGTTTGGTGGCGTCGCCAGCCCCCAGACCATGATCTGCCGCGTCTGACTGTGGAGGAGGCCTTTGCAAAGGCCAAGGCGGAAGAGCTGATCCTGGTGGATATCCGCACCCCCCGCGAATGGCGGGCGAGCGGGGTGCCCGTTGGCAGTTATCAGATTGATATGCGGCGCGAGGACTTTCTCGCGGTGCTTGATCAGGTTACCGGGGGCAATCGCAGTGCGGCGCTGGCGCTGATCTGTGCGCGCGGCGTGCGCTCGGCCCGTGTGACGCTGGCGCTGGATGCGGCTGGTTATTCCAACGTGATCGACGTGCCGGAGGGGATGCTCGGCTCTGCTGCTGGTCCGGGCTGGCTGCGCAGCAATCTGCCCGTCGCCCGCTGGAAGGGGCAGGGCTGA
- a CDS encoding monovalent cation/H+ antiporter subunit A, giving the protein MSLFLIAALPFLGAVFPALLIRAGRNASASAAGLTTLLAFVGLMLHAPAVMRGEVIQAQFDWLPALGLNANFFLDGLGFLFAGLILGIGLLIILYARFYLSREDPMGNFYTYLLLFQGAMVGIVTSDNILLLLIFWELTSLSSFLLIGYWKHLPEGRQGARMALTVTGAGGLAMIGGMLILGNIVGSYDLTVILGAKEVIQASPLYLPALILILIGAFTKSAQFPFHFWLPHAMAAPTPVSAYLHSATMVKAGLFLMARMWPVLAGTPEWFYIVATTGLITMVLGAIIALFKDDLKALLAFSTVSHLGLITMLLGFGTKFAAVAAVFHIINHATFKAALFMTAGIVDHEAHTRDIKRLGGLRHLMPITFAIATVAALSMAGIPPFNGFLSKEMMLEETVHTAWAGSHYLVPGLALLGALFSAAYSFRFIAHVFLGPKRDDYPATPHDPGAGMWLAPAFLIGLVVLIGLFSAKIVGPLVATAASAVIGGEKLPYYSLKLWHGFTPALYMSMAAVAGGVVLLMLHKPLMRMWDAAPRPEAKVIFEALIAALTRLARGITDGMHNGSMPRYGGIMITFTAVLSYYAYQSGTLAAPTRTLQDVGLIPILGWASLLIATGFLVAMHRNRLLALVLIGVVGLVVSMGFNYMSAPDLALTQISVEVVTIILMLLALNFMPKETPVESSGGARLRDISIASIAGLGVGGLIYALMTRDFIGETISGFHLENSYKGGGGTNVVNVILVDFRGFDTFGEIIVLGIAALVIFALTEAVLGTRVRAYLLNRKPDLPQAGDSHPMMMVVATRVMMPLALMVAAYIFFRGHNLPGGGFIAGLIAAIAVIMQYMASGFAWATERQRYPYHGIIGSGVLIAAATGMGSWFSGQPFLTSAFGYIHWAPLEEFEWATAALFDLGVFLAVVGAVLLALESLSRFAWQPGTDSTHAMDINPARDDVAKTENEG; this is encoded by the coding sequence GTGTCCCTGTTCCTGATTGCAGCCCTGCCCTTTCTGGGCGCGGTATTCCCCGCGCTATTGATCCGTGCCGGGCGCAATGCCTCGGCGTCGGCGGCAGGCCTGACAACATTGCTCGCGTTTGTCGGACTGATGCTGCACGCCCCGGCGGTGATGCGCGGCGAGGTTATTCAGGCGCAATTCGACTGGCTGCCCGCCCTGGGGCTGAACGCCAACTTCTTCCTTGATGGGTTGGGGTTCCTCTTTGCGGGGTTGATCCTTGGCATTGGTTTGCTGATCATCCTTTATGCGCGGTTCTACCTCTCGCGCGAGGATCCGATGGGCAATTTCTACACCTACCTGCTGCTGTTTCAGGGCGCGATGGTGGGGATTGTCACATCGGATAACATCCTGTTGCTGCTGATTTTCTGGGAACTGACCTCGCTGAGCTCGTTCCTTCTCATCGGCTATTGGAAACACTTGCCCGAGGGGCGCCAGGGCGCGCGTATGGCGCTGACTGTTACCGGCGCGGGTGGTCTGGCCATGATCGGCGGCATGCTGATCCTCGGCAATATCGTTGGCTCCTATGACCTGACCGTGATCCTCGGCGCAAAGGAGGTCATTCAAGCCTCGCCGCTCTATCTGCCGGCCCTGATCCTGATCCTGATAGGCGCTTTCACAAAATCGGCCCAGTTCCCGTTTCATTTCTGGCTACCGCACGCCATGGCCGCACCGACGCCGGTATCGGCCTATCTGCACTCCGCCACGATGGTAAAGGCAGGTCTGTTCCTGATGGCGCGGATGTGGCCTGTGTTGGCCGGTACGCCTGAATGGTTCTATATCGTCGCCACAACCGGGCTAATCACCATGGTACTGGGGGCGATCATTGCCCTATTCAAAGATGATCTGAAGGCGCTGCTGGCGTTTTCCACCGTCAGCCATCTGGGGCTGATCACCATGCTCCTCGGCTTTGGCACCAAGTTTGCGGCGGTGGCTGCGGTGTTCCACATTATCAACCATGCGACGTTCAAGGCGGCGTTGTTTATGACTGCCGGTATTGTCGACCACGAGGCCCACACCCGCGATATCAAGCGTCTTGGCGGCCTGCGGCACCTGATGCCGATCACTTTTGCCATTGCGACGGTTGCAGCCCTGTCGATGGCCGGTATTCCGCCGTTCAACGGCTTCCTGTCCAAGGAAATGATGCTGGAAGAGACCGTTCACACCGCCTGGGCCGGTTCACATTATCTGGTGCCGGGTCTGGCGCTATTGGGCGCCTTGTTCTCCGCCGCCTATTCGTTCCGCTTCATCGCCCATGTCTTCCTCGGTCCAAAACGTGACGACTATCCGGCGACCCCGCATGACCCGGGTGCCGGTATGTGGCTGGCGCCGGCGTTCCTTATTGGTCTTGTGGTCCTGATCGGCCTGTTCTCAGCCAAGATCGTCGGGCCGCTGGTGGCGACTGCTGCCTCTGCGGTGATTGGTGGCGAGAAACTGCCCTATTATTCGCTGAAACTCTGGCACGGGTTTACTCCGGCGCTTTATATGTCGATGGCGGCAGTTGCCGGGGGTGTGGTGCTGTTGATGCTGCACAAACCGCTGATGCGTATGTGGGATGCCGCACCGCGCCCGGAGGCGAAGGTGATTTTTGAGGCGCTGATTGCTGCCCTGACCCGCCTTGCGCGCGGGATCACCGATGGGATGCACAATGGCTCCATGCCGCGCTATGGCGGGATCATGATCACCTTCACGGCGGTACTGTCTTACTATGCGTATCAGTCGGGCACGCTGGCTGCGCCGACCCGGACTCTGCAGGATGTGGGGCTGATCCCGATCCTCGGTTGGGCCAGCCTGCTGATCGCCACTGGTTTCTTGGTCGCGATGCACCGAAATCGCCTGCTTGCGCTGGTGCTAATCGGCGTTGTCGGTCTCGTGGTCTCCATGGGTTTCAACTACATGTCAGCCCCGGATCTCGCCCTGACGCAGATTTCGGTCGAAGTGGTCACCATCATTCTGATGCTGCTGGCGCTGAACTTCATGCCCAAGGAAACCCCGGTCGAAAGCTCCGGCGGCGCCCGTCTGCGCGATATCTCCATCGCCAGCATCGCAGGTCTTGGGGTTGGCGGGTTGATCTACGCACTCATGACCCGTGATTTCATCGGTGAGACGATTTCCGGCTTTCACCTTGAAAACTCCTACAAGGGCGGCGGCGGCACCAATGTGGTCAATGTGATCCTGGTGGATTTCCGGGGTTTTGACACCTTTGGCGAGATCATTGTTCTTGGCATTGCAGCACTGGTGATCTTTGCGCTGACCGAGGCGGTGCTGGGCACCCGCGTGCGGGCCTATCTGCTGAATCGGAAGCCGGATTTGCCGCAAGCTGGTGACTCCCATCCGATGATGATGGTGGTGGCCACGCGGGTGATGATGCCGCTGGCGCTGATGGTGGCGGCCTATATCTTCTTCCGGGGGCACAACCTACCCGGTGGTGGCTTTATCGCCGGGCTGATCGCCGCGATTGCTGTGATCATGCAGTATATGGCGTCGGGTTTTGCCTGGGCAACGGAGCGACAGCGCTATCCCTATCACGGCATCATCGGATCCGGCGTGCTGATCGCCGCCGCGACCGGTATGGGATCCTGGTTCAGTGGCCAACCCTTCCTGACCAGCGCCTTTGGCTACATCCATTGGGCACCGCTGGAAGAGTTCGAATGGGCCACTGCGGCGCTGTTTGATCTGGGCGTGTTCCTGGCTGTTGTCGGCGCGGTTCTGCTGGCGCTGGAGAGCCTGTCCCGCTTTGCCTGGCAGCCCGGTACCGACAGCACCCATGCGATGGATATCAACCCGGCCCGCGATGATGTGGCCAAGACCGAGAACGAGGGCTGA
- a CDS encoding Na+/H+ antiporter subunit C: MEILVASAVGVLTAAGIYLILRRRSFPVILGLSLVSYAVNVFLFATGRLMTNAPAILNKYEEVPYTDPLPQALVLTAIVISFGMTAVVVMIALGAYLSSQDDRINLSDDDAKAGDDA; the protein is encoded by the coding sequence ATGGAAATTCTAGTCGCTTCGGCCGTGGGCGTTCTGACCGCGGCCGGCATCTACCTGATCCTGCGCCGCCGCAGCTTTCCCGTCATTCTTGGGCTGTCACTGGTGTCCTATGCGGTGAACGTTTTTTTGTTTGCCACGGGCCGCCTGATGACCAACGCGCCTGCGATCCTCAATAAATACGAAGAGGTGCCCTATACCGATCCGCTGCCGCAGGCGCTGGTGCTCACCGCGATCGTGATCTCCTTTGGCATGACTGCTGTTGTGGTGATGATTGCGCTGGGGGCCTATCTGTCGTCGCAGGACGACCGGATCAACCTCAGCGATGACGATGCCAAAGCGGGAGATGACGCATGA
- a CDS encoding monovalent cation/H+ antiporter subunit D, protein MNHLVIAPIVLPAIVAPFIIMVLRFHLDLQRIFSVASSVLVLCLTLALAAQAADGTVQVYELGDWPAPFGIVLVLDRLSAMMIVLTSVLALAVVLYAIGTGWDSRGANFHALFQFQIMGILGAFMTGDAFNLFVFFEVLLIASYGLMIHAGGAKRFQAGVQYVVYNLLGSTLFLFALGTIYAVTGTLNMADLAVRVAEMSGEETALLRVGAVMLLLVFAIKAAVLPLHFWLPASYSHAPLPVAALFAIMTKVGAYSILRVYTLIFGPDVAISEGLVGDWLLPAALLTLAVGAVGVLGSREIGRLVAFGAITSMGTLLISIALFTPAATGAALYYIVHSTLATALMFLIADQVMERQGGAVAAMRLMPQSGLLSIMFFVAAIALAGMPPLSGFIGKLLVMDAARDHDLVWWIWAVILVGSLVTIIGLARAGTLIFWKSHGLPDNDSDADTEADSDDLLDGSATAAPAATPVLPLVVCFGLMTALVLLTIFAGPMTRYADATAAQLFTPTAYIETVLGGGSK, encoded by the coding sequence ATGAACCACCTCGTGATTGCGCCGATTGTCCTGCCGGCAATTGTTGCGCCCTTTATTATCATGGTGCTGCGCTTCCATCTGGACCTGCAGAGGATCTTCTCCGTTGCCAGCAGCGTGCTGGTGCTGTGCCTGACGCTGGCGCTGGCCGCGCAGGCGGCTGATGGCACCGTGCAAGTCTATGAGCTGGGCGACTGGCCTGCCCCCTTTGGTATCGTATTGGTGCTGGATCGGTTGTCGGCGATGATGATCGTCCTTACCTCCGTACTGGCGCTGGCGGTTGTGCTCTATGCGATTGGCACCGGCTGGGACTCCCGTGGCGCCAATTTCCACGCGCTGTTCCAGTTCCAGATCATGGGCATTCTCGGCGCCTTCATGACTGGCGATGCCTTCAACCTGTTTGTGTTCTTCGAAGTTCTGCTCATTGCCTCCTATGGGTTGATGATCCACGCAGGCGGCGCCAAGCGGTTTCAGGCCGGGGTGCAATATGTGGTCTATAACCTCCTGGGCTCGACCCTGTTCCTGTTTGCGCTCGGCACGATCTACGCCGTCACCGGCACGCTGAACATGGCCGATCTGGCGGTGCGCGTGGCAGAGATGTCGGGCGAGGAAACCGCCCTGCTGCGCGTCGGTGCGGTCATGCTGCTGCTGGTGTTTGCGATCAAAGCTGCGGTGCTGCCGCTGCATTTCTGGTTGCCGGCCTCCTACAGCCATGCCCCGCTGCCTGTTGCCGCCCTGTTTGCCATCATGACGAAGGTGGGCGCCTATTCCATCCTGCGTGTCTACACCCTGATCTTCGGTCCCGACGTTGCGATCAGCGAAGGGCTGGTCGGTGATTGGTTGCTGCCTGCGGCGCTGTTAACGCTTGCAGTAGGGGCTGTCGGGGTCCTCGGCTCCCGCGAGATCGGACGGCTGGTTGCCTTTGGCGCGATCACATCGATGGGGACTCTGCTGATTTCCATTGCCCTGTTCACGCCAGCCGCCACTGGCGCGGCGCTCTACTACATCGTCCATTCGACGCTGGCGACAGCACTGATGTTCCTGATTGCCGATCAGGTGATGGAACGTCAGGGCGGTGCAGTTGCGGCAATGCGGCTGATGCCGCAGAGTGGCCTTCTGTCGATAATGTTCTTTGTCGCAGCAATTGCGCTGGCAGGGATGCCGCCGCTCTCCGGCTTCATCGGCAAACTGCTGGTGATGGACGCCGCACGCGATCATGATCTGGTCTGGTGGATCTGGGCAGTGATCCTGGTCGGCTCACTGGTGACGATCATCGGCCTCGCCCGTGCTGGCACGCTGATTTTCTGGAAAAGCCATGGTTTGCCGGACAATGACAGCGACGCAGATACAGAGGCTGACAGTGACGACCTGCTTGACGGCTCGGCAACCGCCGCCCCTGCGGCAACACCGGTTCTGCCGCTCGTGGTATGCTTTGGCCTGATGACGGCGCTCGTACTGCTCACCATCTTTGCCGGGCCAATGACGCGTTATGCTGATGCGACGGCGGCCCAGCTGTTCACGCCAACCGCCTATATCGAAACCGTCCTCGGGGGGGGCTCAAAATGA
- a CDS encoding Na+/H+ antiporter subunit E has protein sequence MKLMRRILPHPILTLVLTVTWLLLVNGWSLNSLVFGFMLGVLIPFLTQPYWPQQLKMKGPMKIIGYVLIVLYDIVVANLVVAKIVLFKPNSRRQPNWVTVPLELRTPEAITVLAATITMTPGTVSADLSAEGHALLVHCLDAPDPEAVRDDIKDRYERRLKEIFE, from the coding sequence ATGAAGCTGATGCGCCGCATACTGCCGCACCCGATCCTGACGCTGGTGCTGACTGTTACCTGGCTGCTGCTGGTCAACGGCTGGTCACTGAACTCCTTGGTCTTTGGCTTCATGCTGGGGGTTTTGATCCCCTTTCTGACCCAGCCCTACTGGCCACAACAGCTGAAGATGAAAGGCCCGATGAAGATCATCGGCTATGTGCTGATCGTGCTTTACGATATTGTGGTTGCCAATCTGGTGGTCGCCAAGATCGTGCTGTTCAAACCCAATTCCCGCCGTCAACCCAATTGGGTGACTGTACCGCTGGAACTGCGCACACCTGAGGCAATCACGGTATTGGCCGCAACAATCACCATGACGCCGGGCACCGTGTCGGCGGACCTCTCTGCAGAGGGCCATGCGCTGCTGGTGCATTGCCTTGATGCGCCCGATCCGGAGGCCGTGCGGGACGACATCAAGGACCGCTACGAACGGCGCCTGAAGGAGATTTTCGAATGA
- a CDS encoding K+/H+ antiporter subunit F yields the protein MIETAAIFAFVCFALSLLMNLWKVVSAEDVADRILALDTMFINAIALMVLYGLALGTEIFFEAAMIIAMLGFVSTVAYARFMLRGNIIE from the coding sequence ATGATCGAAACTGCTGCAATTTTTGCGTTCGTCTGCTTTGCGCTATCACTGCTGATGAACCTCTGGAAGGTGGTCTCGGCCGAGGATGTTGCCGACCGGATCCTTGCTCTGGACACCATGTTCATCAACGCCATCGCGCTGATGGTGCTCTATGGGCTGGCGCTTGGGACCGAGATTTTCTTCGAGGCGGCGATGATCATCGCCATGTTGGGATTTGTCTCCACTGTAGCCTACGCGCGGTTCATGCTGCGCGGCAATATTATTGAGTGA
- a CDS encoding Na+/H+ antiporter subunit G, with protein MELFFDIVIAGFLVIGGVFGIVGSFGLLKLNDRMSRLHAPTKATTLGVGGVLLASMTHAAVHEHHLSVHELMITLFLFLTAPITANFIAKVHIHRHDTPDSLPDAGEDKIWATHKKPENEVIGPEV; from the coding sequence ATGGAATTGTTCTTTGACATCGTCATTGCCGGGTTTCTCGTGATCGGCGGTGTTTTCGGTATCGTCGGCTCTTTTGGCCTGCTGAAGCTCAATGATCGCATGTCGCGGCTGCATGCGCCAACGAAGGCGACGACGCTGGGCGTCGGCGGTGTGCTGTTGGCCTCAATGACCCATGCAGCGGTCCATGAGCACCACCTGTCGGTGCATGAATTGATGATCACGCTGTTTTTGTTCCTGACCGCCCCGATCACGGCAAATTTCATTGCCAAGGTGCATATCCACCGGCATGACACCCCAGACAGCCTGCCCGACGCCGGCGAGGACAAGATCTGGGCAACCCATAAGAAACCCGAGAACGAGGTGATCGGGCCTGAGGTCTGA
- the selD gene encoding selenide, water dikinase SelD, protein MYAAPLPLTKDVVLIGGGHTHALVLRKWGMRPLAGARLTVINPGPTAPYSGMLPGFVAGHYDRDALDIDLVKLARFAGARLILGAAEHIDTDARQVHVAGRPPIAYDIAAINLGITSAMPDMAGFENHAIPAKPLGRFAASWAQFCDGEGPAHVAVIGGGVAGVELILAMAYALRARRRLARATLIDRGTILKDAGNKAQAQLRKALHDLGVTVVEQATITQVEAAHVVLDDGRAIRSDFTTGAAGARPYPWLADSGLDLHHGFIRVDSTLQASQIGVFASGDCAHFSNDPRPKAGVYAVRQAPVLYQNLRASLTKDPLRRYHPQKDYLKLISMGDKTAVGERFGQTLSGRWIWRWKDHIDRTFMTQFRDLPQMETPALPPEHTHDLPEALGEKPMCGGCGAKVGARALKTTLSAQPEVRRADIAPLPGDDAALLMTGGQRQVLSTDHLRAFTADPVVMARIAAVHALGDIWAMGAAPQAATANLILPKLSPALQVRTLREIMTAAGEIIRDVGADIVGGHTSVGDELTIGFSVTGLCDGQPITLAGAQPGDALILTKPLGTGVIMAAEMTGAAGGAFVAAALTSMSQPQGQAAELLRGAHAMTDVTGFGLLGHLLGICEASKLGAELRLDAIPYLPGAAALSAQRVRSSLFAENAAQLPEISTGGVQDLLFDPQTAGGLLAALPMSQAEALLPQLRAHAPNAAIIGQMSGTADAITLV, encoded by the coding sequence ATGTATGCAGCCCCCCTCCCCCTGACCAAAGACGTGGTGTTAATCGGCGGCGGGCACACACACGCGCTGGTGCTGCGCAAATGGGGGATGCGCCCGCTGGCCGGGGCGCGCTTGACCGTTATCAACCCCGGACCCACCGCGCCCTACTCCGGGATGCTGCCGGGCTTCGTCGCGGGACACTACGATCGCGACGCGTTGGACATTGATCTGGTGAAACTGGCGCGGTTCGCCGGGGCGCGGCTTATTCTCGGGGCTGCCGAACATATCGATACAGACGCCCGGCAGGTGCATGTCGCAGGCCGCCCGCCTATTGCCTATGATATAGCCGCGATCAATCTGGGTATCACCTCCGCGATGCCGGACATGGCCGGGTTTGAGAACCACGCCATCCCAGCCAAACCACTGGGCCGCTTCGCCGCCTCTTGGGCGCAGTTCTGCGATGGTGAGGGCCCAGCCCATGTTGCGGTGATCGGCGGTGGCGTGGCCGGAGTCGAATTGATCCTCGCAATGGCCTACGCCCTGCGCGCCCGCAGGCGACTGGCGCGGGCCACGCTGATTGACCGTGGCACCATCCTCAAGGACGCAGGCAACAAAGCCCAGGCCCAGCTGCGCAAGGCCCTGCATGATTTGGGTGTGACTGTGGTTGAGCAAGCCACAATCACCCAAGTAGAAGCCGCCCATGTGGTGCTTGATGATGGGCGGGCCATCCGCTCCGATTTCACCACCGGCGCGGCGGGCGCGCGCCCGTATCCCTGGCTTGCCGATAGCGGCCTGGACCTGCATCATGGTTTTATCCGCGTCGACAGCACCCTACAGGCCAGTCAGATCGGCGTTTTCGCCAGCGGCGACTGTGCCCATTTCAGCAATGATCCACGCCCCAAGGCCGGTGTCTACGCAGTCCGTCAGGCACCCGTGCTCTATCAGAATCTGCGCGCCAGCCTGACCAAGGATCCGCTGCGCCGGTATCACCCGCAAAAGGACTATCTGAAACTGATTTCCATGGGGGACAAGACCGCCGTTGGTGAACGGTTCGGCCAGACCCTGTCCGGGCGCTGGATATGGCGTTGGAAAGATCACATTGATCGGACCTTCATGACACAATTCCGCGACCTTCCGCAGATGGAAACCCCGGCTTTGCCCCCGGAACACACGCATGATCTGCCCGAGGCGCTTGGTGAAAAACCGATGTGTGGCGGCTGCGGCGCAAAGGTTGGTGCCCGCGCGCTGAAGACCACGCTAAGCGCTCAGCCAGAGGTGCGGCGCGCGGATATCGCGCCCCTGCCCGGTGATGATGCAGCACTTTTGATGACCGGCGGGCAACGACAGGTCCTCAGCACCGATCACCTGCGCGCCTTTACCGCTGATCCGGTTGTGATGGCCCGGATCGCTGCGGTGCATGCGCTGGGTGATATCTGGGCAATGGGCGCCGCGCCGCAAGCTGCCACTGCCAATCTGATCCTACCGAAACTGTCACCGGCGCTTCAGGTCCGGACACTCCGCGAAATCATGACCGCCGCCGGTGAGATCATCCGCGACGTCGGTGCCGATATCGTTGGCGGTCACACCTCTGTCGGGGATGAGCTGACCATCGGCTTCAGTGTCACCGGGCTCTGTGACGGGCAGCCCATCACCCTAGCCGGAGCCCAGCCCGGAGATGCGCTGATCCTGACCAAACCGCTGGGCACTGGTGTGATCATGGCCGCCGAAATGACGGGAGCTGCTGGTGGGGCATTCGTCGCAGCCGCCTTGACCTCCATGAGCCAGCCGCAAGGTCAGGCCGCTGAGCTGCTGCGTGGCGCACATGCGATGACCGATGTGACCGGCTTCGGGCTGCTGGGGCATCTACTCGGGATATGTGAGGCATCGAAGCTTGGCGCTGAGCTTCGTCTTGATGCGATCCCCTATCTGCCTGGCGCCGCTGCCCTATCAGCACAGCGGGTACGGTCTTCTTTGTTTGCAGAAAACGCCGCCCAGCTGCCGGAGATTTCCACCGGCGGCGTACAAGATCTGTTGTTTGATCCGCAAACTGCGGGCGGCCTGCTGGCTGCGCTGCCCATGAGTCAGGCGGAAGCCCTGTTGCCGCAGCTGCGTGCCCATGCCCCGAATGCTGCCATCATCGGCCAAATGTCAGGCACGGCAGACGCGATCACACTCGTCTGA
- the mnmH gene encoding tRNA 2-selenouridine(34) synthase MnmH — translation MTIRFTSLSDILDQDYDCVIDVRSPAEFAEDHWPGAINLPVLDNEERAEVGTIYVQESPFLARKVGAAKVFRNAADHVEQRLSHHPGSWRPLVYCWRGGQRSGSFTWLLQQIGWRADVVEGGYQSYRRLVNDYLYNTELPHRFVALDGYTGTAKTEILKRVQSLGGQVLDLEGLAHHRGSLLGDHPTPQPSQKAFESEIAGQLARMTPDQPVLVEAESSKIGARIIPPRLWSGMKRAPRIAVEASIAARCRYLLAGYDDILSNGDMLRTRLDGLRAHRSNAVVDGWLQLIDAGDKPALTEALMVQHYDPAYETARRTIGADVVATLRAGDLGEADLDRLAADLLGELDRMSSG, via the coding sequence ATGACCATTCGTTTTACATCGCTATCCGATATCCTCGATCAGGACTACGATTGTGTCATTGACGTGCGGAGTCCCGCCGAATTCGCCGAAGATCACTGGCCCGGTGCCATCAATCTGCCGGTTCTGGACAATGAGGAACGCGCGGAAGTCGGCACGATCTACGTTCAGGAAAGCCCGTTTCTGGCGCGCAAAGTGGGGGCGGCCAAGGTGTTTCGCAATGCCGCTGATCATGTTGAGCAACGGCTAAGCCATCATCCCGGTTCCTGGCGGCCACTGGTCTATTGCTGGCGGGGTGGTCAGCGCTCGGGCAGCTTTACCTGGTTACTGCAACAGATCGGTTGGCGTGCCGATGTGGTTGAGGGCGGTTATCAGAGCTACCGCCGTCTGGTGAATGACTATCTATATAATACGGAACTGCCGCATCGTTTTGTGGCGCTGGATGGTTATACCGGCACCGCCAAAACCGAAATTCTGAAACGGGTCCAATCTCTTGGCGGTCAGGTTCTGGATCTGGAAGGGCTGGCGCATCATCGTGGCTCGCTGCTGGGTGATCACCCGACGCCGCAGCCGAGCCAGAAGGCGTTCGAGTCCGAAATAGCTGGTCAGCTGGCGCGGATGACACCGGATCAGCCTGTGTTGGTGGAGGCGGAATCAAGCAAGATTGGTGCGCGGATCATTCCGCCACGGCTGTGGTCTGGAATGAAGCGCGCCCCGCGGATTGCGGTTGAGGCATCCATTGCAGCGCGCTGTCGGTACCTGTTGGCGGGGTACGACGATATCCTGTCCAATGGTGACATGTTGCGTACCCGGCTGGATGGGCTGCGGGCGCATCGCTCCAACGCGGTTGTCGATGGCTGGTTGCAGTTGATTGATGCAGGCGACAAACCAGCGCTGACGGAGGCGTTGATGGTGCAGCACTACGATCCGGCCTATGAGACCGCGCGCCGGACCATCGGCGCGGATGTTGTCGCGACACTTCGGGCCGGGGATCTTGGGGAGGCTGATCTGGACCGGCTGGCCGCAGATCTGCTTGGCGAACTTGATCGGATGTCGTCCGGGTAG